Proteins encoded together in one Porites lutea chromosome 2, jaPorLute2.1, whole genome shotgun sequence window:
- the LOC140927379 gene encoding probable G-protein coupled receptor No18, protein MSGNSTTNTTNASPAMATIVASATFNTLVMLLTIIGNILVCFSVYYFPRLRRPTNYLIVSLAVSDLLVGSLSLPFRIAQTVNGEKFPNSLGHAGCQYWIWIDMLCCGASILNLVSISVDRLLAVKWPLTYHENMTSKRALLVIVCVWAYALLVASLSFVKWGGNETIVIAPQCSIKTRVYITIVAFAAFFVPLAVLVFNYVLVLKIAIGHARQVQKDKDAIAVNFISERDTNEETSGIANSPTSSTKAISIGKRSCDPLTDSNKPRRSSGLQIMKQLKATKTLAIVVGVFILSWFPFFVIFLTFQYCTDCFTPTRIPLQLKTAIVVTFVYVLPVSNSAANPIIYTCFNKEFRTAFVRILYKITRKSEAKLLAKSNGFMDTTYSYCP, encoded by the coding sequence ATGTCTGGGAATAGTACTACAAACACAACCAATGCCTCACCAGCGATGGCCACCATCGTGGCTTCGGCGACTTTCAACACCCTTGTTATGCTGCTAACCATCATAGGCAACATTCTTGTGTGCTTCAGTGTGTATTATTTTCCACGTCTTCGAAGGCCGACTAACTACCTGATAGTTTCATTGGCCGTCAGTGACCTGTTGGTGGGTTCTCTGTCCCTTCCGTTTAGGATCGCACAGACTGTCAACGGCGAGAAGTTTCCTAATAGTCTGGGTCATGCCGGCTGCCAGTATTGGATATGGATTGACATGCTCTGCTGTGGTGCGTCCATTCTTAACCTGGTTAGCATCAGTGTCGACCGCCTGCTAGCGGTGAAATGGCCGCTCACTTACCATGAAAACATGACTTCTAAGCGAGCCCTTTTGGTTATAGTTTGCGTATGGGCATACGCGCTCCTTGTTGCCTCCCTTTCGTTTGTAAAGTGGGGAGGAAACGAAACTATCGTGATCGCGCCGCAGTGCTCCATAAAAACAAGGGTTTACATTACTATCGTGGCCTTCGCGGCCTTTTTCGTTCCTCTCGCCGTTCTCGTCTTTAACTATGTCCTGGTGCTTAAGATTGCCATCGGCCACGCTCGACAAGTGCAAAAGGATAAAGACGCTATTGCAGTCAACTTTATCTCTGAGCGCGACACAAACGAAGAGACTAGTGGTATTGCCAATTCACCTACCTCGAGCACCAAGGCAATATCAATAGGCAAGCGTAGCTGCGATCCGTTAACAGACAGCAACAAGCCCAGAAGATCGTCAGGTTTGCAGATCATGAAGCAACTCAAAGCAACCAAGACACTCGCTATTGTAGTAGGGGTATTTATCCTCTCctggtttcctttttttgttattttcctgacCTTTCAGTACTGCACAGACTGTTTCACTCCAACCAGGATTCCACTGCAGTTAAAAACTGCTATAGTAGTAACCTTTGTCTACGTCCTGCCCGTTAGCAATTCAGCAGCGAACCCGATAATTTACACTTGCTTCAACAAGGAATTTCGCACCGCGTTTGTGCGAATACTTTACAAAATCACACGGAAATCGGAAGCAAAACTCTTGGCAAAATCAAACGGATTTATGGATACAACATATTCTTACTGTCCGTAA